One region of Quercus lobata isolate SW786 chromosome 2, ValleyOak3.0 Primary Assembly, whole genome shotgun sequence genomic DNA includes:
- the LOC115972336 gene encoding uncharacterized protein LOC115972336: MSVSRYLVEESSSMPKRVKMGVPLVLGFSDKNKLGTIQPHNDALVVTLRIGGYNKKRVMIDRGSGAEIMYPNLYKGLNLKPENLTAYSSPLVSFEGKMVIPKGQIRLLVQTGSDVVEVDFIVVDAFSPYTTTMGRPWLHTQGAVSSTLHQKVKYPSGGQVLEILRSQSSARQCLVAAIEHRLEAEISATTENNL, translated from the coding sequence ATGTCAGTATCTCGTTACCTAGTTGAGGAATCCAGTTCAATGCCGAAGAGAGTCAAGATGGGCGTCCCATTGGTGTTAGGTTTTTCAGATAAGAACAAACTTGGAACCATACAGCCTCACAATGATGCTTTGGTGGTTACACTTAGAATTGGTGGGTACAATAAGAAAAGGGTGATGATCGACCGGGGCAGCGGAGCTGAGATTATGTATCCTAACCTATACAAGGGGCTAAATTTGAAACCTGAGAATTTAACAGCCTACAGTTCTCCTCTGGTGAGTTTTGAAGGTAAAATGGTCATTCCAAAGGGTCAGATCAGACTACTTGTACAGACTGGCTctgatgtggtggaggtggacttcattgtggtaGATGCTTTCTCTCCATATACGACCACTATGGGCAGACCCTGGCTTCATACCCAAGGAGCTGTCTCCTCCACTCTTcaccagaaggtgaaatatccCTCTGGAGGCCAGGTTTTGGAAATATTAAGAAGTCAGTCTTCGGCTAGGCAGTGCCTGGTAGCGGCCATCGAACATCGGCTCGAGGCTGAAATCTCGGCCACTACTGAGAATAATTTATAG